AGTGGTACAAGTATGCGAACACCGAGAACCTCAACAGGCTCATCTCGAAGTACGGCATCAAATTCAACCCTGACGAGCTGATGGACGACGACCACAACAGCGGCAGGCCCTACTACCCGTTCATCGGAATCTACAACAAGGACCACCCGGCGATGAAGTTCGTGCCCGAGGACTGGACGATGTACTACAACGGTCAGACCCTCACCCTCGCCGGTAACGCGGTCTGGCTCATCAAGGCCTACGACACCGGCTACTCAGTCGACGCCGATGGGAACGTGGTCTACGTCAAGGGCACCCACCCGGTTCTGGCTGCGGCTGTTGAGGTCGGAAGCGGAAGGATAATCGCCTACGGCTCCAGCAAGGCCCTCAGCGACAGCTACTACCAGAAGTACATCAACAGCAACTGGCCGTTCATCAAGGGCGCGCTCCTGTGGCTCGCCCACCAGGAGTGATTTTCTCCTTCTTTATTCTCCTAACTTTTTGTTTTCCTGTCGGTTCTATCCACTCTTCAGTCAAATCTCCTTTGGGGGCACGAGAATCCCAAACTCCGTTATGACGCCCCTGACGTAGCGCCATGGAGTGACGTCAAAGAGCAGGTTCCTCACGCGGTAGCCCTGCCTGGCGTAGGGCCTCTCAACTAGCTCGACCTCTTCAGCGGTCAGCTCAGGGTGAAGCTTGAAGCTCTCGGCCGCAGCGTAAAATGGCACTCCGCTATCGTGACAGGCGAGGGCGAGGAGGTAAGTTCCGGCCTTGTTCACGACCGCCCCATCCCGCGTGACGTTGTCCGCACCGACGAGTGCCAGCGTTGCCCTTTCTGCAAATAGACCAATCTGGGCGTCGGTTATGACCTCAAAGGGAACGCCCAGCTTCTCCAGCTCGCGGGCGAGGGCTATCCCCTCGTAGTCCGGTGCGCTCTCCGTGAGTATAACCCTGAAGTGCTTGCCTTTTTTTCTCGCGGTCCTGAATATCTCCAGAACGGCAGAGGAGAATGAGTGGGTGATGATGACCTCGTTCTCGTCTATCAGCTCGCTTCCGATGTTGCCTATCTCGCGCTTCGCCTCCTCCGCCAGGCGGATGAACTCCTCGGCTTTTGCGCGGACAATCTCGGGTTTATCGGTTATCGGAATGAATCGGGAGAGGTTGTAAAGGGAGGCCATTGTGCGGTTCACGGCCGGGATTTCAGTCCTCATCTCCCTTAGGGCACTCTCCAGCTCCTCACCTTCAAGGGTCTCGGCAAGGACCAGGTAGGCCTCCGCGCCCTTCATGGCCAGCCAGCTCGCGCCCCGTATTCTCTCCGCGCGCATCTCCTCAAGGATTGAGCGAACCTCCGGGGGAAGCATGGACATCACTCCAACAGGATAACTTTAACGCCCATTTCCTCGGCCACTTCCGCCATTCTCCTATCCGCAGTCACGAGGACAGCCCCTTTCAGTTTCGCAAGGGATACATAGTAAACGTCGGCCGCCCTGGAGCCAGTGGTTCTCGCCACATCTATCAGCTCGTCCCTCAGTTCACTCTCTGGAACGATTGAAATGTACCTGCGCAGGAATTCAATGGCTGCCTCCACGTTGCTCTCCCGTCCCAGCTTTCTCGTGAGAAGTGACGAAACCTCCACCAGACCCAAAAAAGGCATGTACATCTGAAACCCTTCTTCAAGGAAAAAAGAGAGCAACTCCAAGGACTGTCTGTGGCGTTTCATCTGTTTTTCATACAGTTTGTCCTTCTTTTTCCGCCTTGGAACCACCAGAGCATCCACAATAAAGGAAGCATCCGCCACTATCATCGCTCCCTCAGCTCCTCAAGAAGTTCAAGGGTGTCTGGTATCTCCTCTGGAGCGGTTTGATTGAGAGCCTTTATGAGCTCATGAAGATCCTTAACGGCCCGTTTTCTTCTCTCGCCCTTAACTGCGGTGAGTATCTCCCTCACAATTGGTTCTATTTCCTTGGGAACGTCTATCTCAACGGACATAGCTTCCCCCACGGGAAAGTTCACCAAACCCTTTATCACACTTTCGCTACCAGCCCTCCTCGAAGCGAATTCCTCTGCCCTCCATGAAGGCCTTCGCCCGCTCTATCTCCTCCTCGCTCTCGCCGAAGATTATTATCCCTATGTACTTGCCGAAGCCCTTAGGTGAGGAGTGTATCCTGACGTTGAAGCGCTTGATGGTTTCTGTCAGGAGGGGCGCCAGCTTGCTCTCGTCGGTTATCTCCGCGAGGAGCTTCCTCTGGATGAACTTCCTCTTTCCCAGTCTTGGAAGAACCTCCTTCTCCAGCATGGCCCTCATCTCCCTTGGCATCCCCGGGAGGACGAAGATCTTAACGCCGTCCCGCTCAATGTACGCCCCCGGAGCAGCTCCTTCGGTGTTCTCCAGTGGTTCAGCCCCCTCCGGCAGGTAGGCCATCTTTCTCCGTCCCTCGTTCAGCTCGGGGTCGTCTATGTAGCCCTCACGGTGGAGCCTCTCGTAAAACGCCTTAATTTTCTCAAGGCACTCCTCACAGAGGACGAGCTTCCTATTTAGTGCCTCCGCAACCGCCAGCATTGTGACATCGTCGTGTGTTGGCCCCAATCCGCCACTGATGACGAGGACTTCAGGCTCTCTCGCGAGTATCTCCCGAACTGCGGCCTTGATCTCCTCGACGTCGTCCCCGACTGTTGTCTTCCGCCTTACCCAGTAACCACTCTCGGTTAGCTTCTGTGCTATGAGGGCAGAATTGCTGTCCACGGTGTTCCCCGTGAGCAGCTCATCGCCTATCGTAAGTATCTCAGCGAACATTCCCACCACCGGGAATTCTTCAGCGGATGGGCTTATAACACCAGCGGCCTGATTGGGGTTCCATTTGCAGTTATGTGTAAAAATCCACGGTGAGAGAGTCACTTTTCACCACGAGTGAAAACAAGGCTTAAGTATTTTACCGCTGTAAAATTCCCGGTGGTATCATGAAGGTCAAGGTCGGTGTCAACGGTTACGGCACGATTGGAAAGAGGGTCGCCTACGCGGTCTCGAAACAGGACGACATGAAGCTCATCGGAGTAACGAAGACGAAGCCCGACTTCGAGGCTTACCGCGCTAAAGAACTCGGGATTCCGGTTTACGCCGCGAGCGAGGAGTTTCTTCCGAGATTCGAGAAGGCAGGCTTCGAGGTTGCCGGGACGCTAAACGACCTCCTTGGGGAAGTTGATGTCATTGTCGACGCCACCCCCGGCGGAATGGGGGCCAGGAACAAGGCGCTCTACGAGAAGGCGGGGGTTAAGGCGGTCTTCCAGGGTGGCGAGAAGGCCTCGACGGCGGAGGTTTCCTTCGTTGCCCAGGCAAACTACGAGAAGGCCCTCGAAAAGGACTACGTCCGCGTTGTCTCCTGCAACACGACAGGCCTCACCAGGACGCTCTCAGCCCTTCAGGAATACATCGACTACG
This window of the Thermococcus siculi genome carries:
- a CDS encoding translation initiation factor eIF-2B alpha/beta/delta subunit family protein (eIF-2BA; catalyzes the binding of GTP to IF2); translation: MLPPEVRSILEEMRAERIRGASWLAMKGAEAYLVLAETLEGEELESALREMRTEIPAVNRTMASLYNLSRFIPITDKPEIVRAKAEEFIRLAEEAKREIGNIGSELIDENEVIITHSFSSAVLEIFRTARKKGKHFRVILTESAPDYEGIALARELEKLGVPFEVITDAQIGLFAERATLALVGADNVTRDGAVVNKAGTYLLALACHDSGVPFYAAAESFKLHPELTAEEVELVERPYARQGYRVRNLLFDVTPWRYVRGVITEFGILVPPKEI
- a CDS encoding type II toxin-antitoxin system VapC family toxin, whose translation is MIVADASFIVDALVVPRRKKKDKLYEKQMKRHRQSLELLSFFLEEGFQMYMPFLGLVEVSSLLTRKLGRESNVEAAIEFLRRYISIVPESELRDELIDVARTTGSRAADVYYVSLAKLKGAVLVTADRRMAEVAEEMGVKVILLE
- a CDS encoding molybdopterin-binding protein produces the protein MFAEILTIGDELLTGNTVDSNSALIAQKLTESGYWVRRKTTVGDDVEEIKAAVREILAREPEVLVISGGLGPTHDDVTMLAVAEALNRKLVLCEECLEKIKAFYERLHREGYIDDPELNEGRRKMAYLPEGAEPLENTEGAAPGAYIERDGVKIFVLPGMPREMRAMLEKEVLPRLGKRKFIQRKLLAEITDESKLAPLLTETIKRFNVRIHSSPKGFGKYIGIIIFGESEEEIERAKAFMEGRGIRFEEGW